A stretch of Chloracidobacterium validum DNA encodes these proteins:
- the mog gene encoding molybdopterin adenylyltransferase yields the protein MAHPTITIGILTISDRASQGVYRDESGPAIVAVLRDYIADDWTPLPRLVPDEQPRIEAELRQLADVEGCCLVVTTGGTGPAPRDVTPEATEAVCDKMLPGFGELMRAVSLKYVPTAILSRQTAGIRGRCLIVNLPGKPKSIRECLEAVFPAIPYCIDLIGGPYITGNAAHITVFRPKA from the coding sequence ATGGCGCACCCCACCATTACCATCGGCATTCTGACCATCTCGGATCGGGCCAGTCAGGGCGTATATCGAGATGAGTCTGGCCCGGCCATTGTAGCCGTTCTGCGCGATTATATTGCCGACGACTGGACGCCCCTGCCGCGCCTCGTGCCCGATGAGCAGCCCCGTATCGAAGCCGAACTCCGGCAGCTTGCCGACGTGGAGGGTTGCTGTCTGGTTGTCACGACCGGCGGCACGGGTCCGGCCCCACGCGATGTCACACCAGAAGCGACCGAAGCCGTCTGCGACAAAATGCTTCCTGGGTTCGGTGAGCTGATGCGTGCCGTATCGCTCAAGTATGTGCCGACGGCCATTTTGTCCCGTCAGACGGCTGGGATTCGCGGGCGTTGCCTGATCGTCAACCTGCCGGGCAAGCCCAAGTCCATTCGGGAATGTCTTGAAGCCGTCTTTCCAGCCATTCCCTACTGTATTGACCTGATTGGCGGCCCCTATATCACTGGCAATGCCGCCCATATCACCGTGTTTCGCCCAAAAGCCTGA
- a CDS encoding PEP/pyruvate-binding domain-containing protein — MSVALHCVFSLVVALGALFPLALTGQTTAQAPVMDNRASEPDDPSAPDYVTQMTRADFDRLARLTPSGRNATAPSILFVINCADGQVYYANSRRFRFHSDFARATYLTLDAGDVFLRKNYTNERRRFLLGTMAWQPRLERFTYEFWEGDLLTPGLLAYAHERLTATFFAPLTFKANARRHEEIAAHLPDVPSVRAEEALPATTFLPLNPGQAVGILRLVEQLPPPQPFEREDIVIFKETPLSTTPLRGIIVTQPGAPLSHLNLLAKGWGIPNAYVKDADTRFRSLVDRWVTVVVTEDGITIEPAEQIVESERERALSRELRLPRADLRWRSLTDLHRQRAQDVIRFGAKSANLGEVAQARLPNVTVPRGFSIPFAHYKAFADRHGIEDRVLALLNDDQFHHDPQTRQVELAKLRDFMVAAPFDPALRRAILTKVRREYRGVGLFARSSTNAEDLPDFSGAGLYTTVPNVRDDEALITAIKTVWASIWNFEAFEAREAARIDHLAVYPAVLIQEGINADSAGVLVTTNPFDRRDTEGIYINAKRGLGLRVVEGRRVPEQIIYRPQSDSALVLTRADDEAILTFDIKGGLKEVPGVSDQPVLTAAMIRQLGQTARAIERLFGGVTQDIEWLTYQGRLYIVQARPFLERGSFKSP; from the coding sequence ATGAGCGTTGCGCTGCACTGTGTCTTCAGCTTGGTGGTCGCGCTCGGCGCGCTGTTCCCGCTGGCTCTCACCGGTCAGACGACCGCGCAAGCGCCAGTGATGGACAACCGCGCGTCCGAACCGGACGACCCATCTGCCCCGGACTACGTTACCCAGATGACACGCGCCGACTTCGACCGGCTGGCGCGGTTGACGCCATCGGGCCGAAACGCCACCGCGCCGAGCATCCTGTTCGTCATCAACTGCGCGGATGGCCAGGTGTACTACGCCAACTCAAGGCGCTTTCGGTTTCACAGCGATTTTGCGCGGGCGACGTACCTGACGCTTGACGCCGGCGATGTGTTTCTGCGCAAGAACTACACCAACGAGCGGCGCCGGTTTCTGCTTGGCACGATGGCTTGGCAGCCGCGCCTGGAGCGGTTCACGTATGAGTTTTGGGAGGGCGACCTGCTGACGCCGGGGCTACTGGCCTACGCTCACGAACGGCTGACGGCCACGTTCTTCGCGCCCTTGACGTTCAAGGCCAACGCCCGGCGGCACGAGGAAATTGCGGCGCATCTGCCTGACGTGCCAAGCGTCCGCGCCGAGGAAGCGCTCCCCGCAACAACCTTTCTTCCACTCAACCCTGGTCAGGCCGTCGGCATTCTGCGGCTGGTCGAGCAGTTGCCGCCGCCACAGCCCTTTGAGCGCGAAGACATCGTGATTTTCAAGGAAACCCCGCTTTCGACCACCCCCCTGCGGGGCATCATCGTAACGCAGCCGGGCGCGCCACTGTCGCACTTGAATCTTTTGGCGAAAGGGTGGGGCATTCCCAATGCCTACGTCAAGGACGCCGACACGCGCTTTCGCAGCCTAGTTGATCGGTGGGTGACGGTCGTCGTTACCGAGGACGGCATCACCATTGAACCCGCCGAGCAAATCGTCGAATCCGAACGGGAACGCGCCCTGAGCCGCGAACTGCGCCTGCCACGCGCCGACCTCCGGTGGCGAAGCCTGACCGACCTGCACCGCCAGCGGGCGCAGGATGTCATTCGTTTCGGCGCGAAATCGGCCAACTTGGGCGAAGTGGCCCAGGCACGGCTTCCGAACGTGACCGTGCCGCGTGGCTTCTCCATTCCCTTCGCGCACTACAAAGCGTTTGCCGACCGGCATGGCATTGAAGACCGCGTGCTGGCGCTGCTCAACGACGACCAATTTCATCACGACCCGCAAACCCGGCAGGTCGAACTGGCCAAGCTGCGCGACTTCATGGTCGCCGCGCCATTTGATCCGGCACTCCGGCGGGCAATTTTGACCAAAGTTCGCCGTGAGTATCGCGGCGTCGGGCTTTTCGCGCGTAGCTCGACCAATGCCGAGGACCTGCCGGATTTCAGCGGAGCCGGACTTTACACGACGGTCCCTAACGTCCGCGATGACGAAGCCCTCATTACGGCCATCAAGACGGTCTGGGCCTCGATTTGGAACTTTGAAGCCTTTGAAGCCCGTGAAGCCGCCCGGATTGACCACTTGGCCGTGTATCCGGCCGTTCTCATTCAGGAAGGCATTAACGCGGATAGCGCCGGTGTCCTCGTGACCACCAACCCCTTTGACCGACGTGACACCGAGGGCATTTACATCAACGCCAAACGCGGCTTGGGGCTGCGGGTCGTCGAAGGTCGCCGGGTTCCCGAACAGATCATCTACCGCCCGCAAAGCGATTCGGCGCTGGTGCTGACCCGCGCCGATGATGAAGCCATATTGACCTTTGATATAAAAGGCGGATTGAAGGAAGTGCCGGGTGTTTCTGATCAGCCCGTCCTGACGGCTGCGATGATTCGCCAACTGGGACAGACGGCCCGCGCCATCGAACGACTTTTCGGCGGTGTCACTCAGGATATTGAGTGGCTGACGTACCAGGGGCGGCTCTACATCGTCCAGGCCCGGCCCTTCCTTGAAAGAGGTTCTTTCAAAAGTCCCTGA